Proteins from a genomic interval of Luteolibacter sp. Y139:
- a CDS encoding sugar O-acetyltransferase — translation MTEEQKMLAGEPYSSRDPDLIEQYHRSRSLLKEFHALDSRDLDGRARVLGHLFRHLGEGAWIEAPFSCEYGRYISIGRNAFVNVNCVFADNNLITIGDDVLIGPAVQIYTAGHPLSPEERVNPPGSSAPYVTTGKPVSIGHKCWIGGGAIILPGVTIGDGCTIGAGSVVTKSVPPRSVAAGNPCRILKTLP, via the coding sequence ATGACGGAGGAGCAAAAGATGCTCGCCGGTGAGCCCTACTCATCGCGCGATCCGGACCTGATCGAGCAGTATCATCGCAGCCGCTCGTTGCTGAAGGAGTTCCACGCACTCGACTCGCGCGACCTCGATGGACGGGCCCGAGTCCTCGGTCATCTCTTCCGCCACCTCGGTGAAGGCGCATGGATCGAGGCTCCCTTCTCCTGCGAATACGGCCGCTACATTTCCATCGGCCGGAACGCCTTCGTGAACGTCAATTGCGTCTTTGCCGACAACAACCTCATCACCATCGGCGATGATGTGCTGATCGGCCCGGCAGTCCAGATCTACACTGCTGGCCATCCGCTTTCGCCGGAAGAGCGAGTCAATCCACCCGGTTCATCCGCCCCTTACGTCACCACCGGCAAGCCAGTCTCCATTGGCCACAAGTGCTGGATCGGCGGCGGAGCCATCATCCTCCCCGGCGTAACCATCGGCGACGGCTGCACCATCGGCGCCGGCAGCGTGGTCACCAAGTCCGTGCCACCGCGCAGTGTTGCCGCCGGCAATCCGTGTCGTATTCTCAAAACCCTGCCATGA
- a CDS encoding (Fe-S)-binding protein — MAAATQARPAGKKVLLMGTCLCDAFYDDVARATVEVLEHLGVEVQFPDNQTCCGQPAFNSGDWPVSRKVARYTAGVFAGDLPVIVPSGSCAAMNFHGNPLQFEECPDPSIDSLARRTWEVCDFIVNGLGIREWKGSFDKPTKLAFHRSCHSRGTNTGEAITSLLSSIKNAEVVPFGQAEQCCGFGGTFSVTFPHISGRMGSLKLDHILDVHPDLLVSGDMSCLMHITGLARVQGRPIEHKHAIQVLRDTLR, encoded by the coding sequence ATGGCTGCCGCAACCCAAGCCCGTCCGGCGGGCAAAAAAGTCCTGCTGATGGGGACCTGCCTGTGCGATGCGTTTTACGACGATGTCGCCCGGGCCACTGTCGAAGTCCTGGAGCATCTCGGCGTCGAGGTGCAGTTCCCGGATAACCAGACCTGCTGCGGCCAGCCGGCTTTCAATTCGGGGGACTGGCCCGTTTCGCGCAAGGTCGCCCGCTACACCGCCGGCGTCTTCGCGGGTGATCTGCCGGTCATCGTCCCGAGCGGTTCCTGTGCCGCGATGAACTTCCACGGCAATCCGCTCCAGTTCGAAGAGTGCCCGGATCCGTCCATCGACTCGCTGGCACGCCGTACTTGGGAAGTGTGCGACTTCATCGTCAACGGCCTCGGCATCCGCGAGTGGAAGGGCTCTTTCGACAAGCCCACCAAGCTCGCGTTTCACCGTTCCTGCCACAGCCGCGGCACGAATACCGGCGAGGCGATCACGTCGCTGCTCTCTTCCATCAAGAACGCCGAGGTCGTCCCCTTCGGCCAAGCCGAGCAATGCTGCGGCTTCGGCGGAACCTTCTCGGTCACTTTCCCTCACATCTCGGGCCGCATGGGCTCGCTGAAGCTCGATCACATCCTCGACGTGCACCCCGACCTGCTGGTCAGCGGCGACATGTCCTGCCTGATGCACATCACTGGTCTCGCTCGCGTCCAAGGGCGCCCCATCGAGCACAAGCATGCCATCCAAGTGCTGCGCGACACCCTGCGATGA
- a CDS encoding alpha-amylase family glycosyl hydrolase, which yields MSDIPQLVRDDPWLESHTGDIQGRIERFQQTLSDIEGRNGSLPAFANGHKLTGIHRQPDGGWMVREWLPKAKAVSLIGDFNDWNRDSHPLAPARGGVWQLHLPAGTLSHGQKVKLHIVGADGSHRDRIPACILRAVQDPQSHDFSGQIWEPEESYQWRNDFDPSSVKVPLIYEAHVGMSGEEGRVHSYREFANATLPRIAADGYNIVQLMAVQEHPYYGSFGYHVSSFFAPSSRFGTPEDLKYLVDTAHGLGIAVLLDIVHSHAVKNIAEGLNDLDGSGNLYFHGDDRGDHPQWDSKVFDYGRPEVRQFLLSNVRYWLEEFRFDGFRFDGITSMLYWHRGCESFDNYSKYFTNGVDHDAILYLQLATSLAQEIRPGAIVIAEDMSGMPGLCRPVSEGGVGFTARLAMGIPDFWIKLLKHTKDEDWNLDEIWGTLTNRRHGEANIAYAESHDQALVGDKTLAFWLMDEKMYWNMGKDDPDPVVERGIALHKIIRLLTFALGGEGWLNFMGNEFGHPEWLDFPREGNGWSYHYCRRQWSLADNPALKYAWLGAFDKVMLETGRQHGVPGPERAQNLWMDYERKIMCARRGDLIFVFNLSVDISVPDFEFPIPGTGAYRLILDTDARDIGGQGRVDASIEYPVSEEGKLTIYSPARTAMVFAPMK from the coding sequence GTGAGCGACATTCCCCAACTGGTCCGCGATGATCCATGGCTTGAATCCCATACCGGCGACATCCAAGGCCGGATCGAGCGCTTCCAGCAGACCCTCTCCGACATCGAAGGCCGCAACGGCAGCCTCCCTGCCTTCGCGAACGGACACAAGCTCACTGGCATCCACCGCCAGCCCGACGGCGGCTGGATGGTCCGCGAATGGCTGCCGAAGGCGAAGGCCGTCTCACTGATCGGCGACTTCAACGACTGGAACCGCGATAGCCACCCTCTCGCGCCGGCGCGCGGCGGTGTCTGGCAGCTCCATCTTCCCGCGGGAACGCTTTCCCACGGCCAGAAGGTCAAGCTGCACATCGTCGGAGCCGATGGCTCGCATCGCGATCGCATCCCGGCGTGCATCTTGCGCGCGGTGCAGGATCCCCAGTCTCACGACTTTTCCGGCCAGATTTGGGAGCCCGAAGAGAGCTACCAATGGCGGAACGACTTCGATCCATCGTCGGTGAAGGTGCCGCTGATCTATGAGGCCCACGTCGGCATGTCCGGTGAGGAAGGCCGCGTGCATTCCTATCGCGAATTCGCGAATGCCACCCTGCCCCGCATCGCCGCGGACGGCTACAATATCGTCCAGCTCATGGCCGTGCAGGAGCATCCTTACTACGGATCCTTCGGTTACCACGTCTCGTCGTTCTTCGCCCCATCGTCGCGCTTCGGCACGCCGGAGGATCTGAAGTATCTGGTGGATACCGCCCACGGCCTGGGAATCGCGGTGCTGTTAGACATCGTCCACTCCCATGCCGTGAAGAACATCGCCGAGGGTCTCAATGACCTCGATGGCTCCGGCAATCTCTACTTTCACGGCGACGACCGCGGCGATCACCCCCAGTGGGACTCCAAGGTCTTCGACTACGGACGCCCTGAGGTCCGCCAGTTCCTTCTATCGAATGTCCGCTATTGGCTGGAGGAGTTCCGCTTCGATGGCTTCCGCTTCGACGGCATCACCTCGATGCTCTACTGGCACCGGGGTTGCGAATCCTTCGATAACTACAGCAAGTATTTCACCAACGGTGTCGACCACGATGCCATCCTCTACCTCCAGCTTGCCACCAGCTTGGCGCAGGAGATCCGGCCCGGTGCCATCGTCATTGCCGAGGACATGTCCGGCATGCCCGGCCTGTGCCGCCCCGTGAGCGAAGGCGGCGTCGGCTTCACCGCTCGTCTCGCAATGGGCATCCCGGACTTCTGGATCAAGCTGCTCAAGCATACCAAGGACGAGGATTGGAACCTCGACGAGATCTGGGGCACCCTGACCAATCGCCGCCACGGCGAGGCCAACATCGCCTATGCTGAAAGCCATGATCAGGCGCTCGTGGGCGACAAGACCCTCGCCTTCTGGCTGATGGACGAGAAGATGTACTGGAACATGGGCAAGGACGATCCCGACCCCGTGGTCGAGCGCGGCATTGCCCTGCACAAGATCATCCGCCTGCTCACCTTCGCACTCGGTGGCGAAGGCTGGCTGAACTTCATGGGCAATGAATTCGGCCACCCCGAGTGGCTGGATTTCCCGCGCGAAGGCAACGGCTGGTCCTATCACTACTGCCGCCGCCAATGGTCGCTCGCCGACAATCCCGCGCTGAAATACGCGTGGCTGGGTGCGTTCGACAAAGTGATGTTGGAGACCGGCAGGCAGCACGGCGTGCCCGGTCCCGAACGCGCCCAAAATCTGTGGATGGACTACGAGCGCAAGATCATGTGCGCCCGCCGAGGCGACCTTATCTTCGTCTTCAATCTCTCCGTGGACATCTCAGTGCCTGACTTCGAGTTCCCCATCCCGGGCACCGGAGCCTACCGCCTGATCCTCGACACCGACGCCCGTGACATCGGCGGCCAAGGCCGGGTCGACGCGAGCATCGAGTATCCCGTCTCCGAAGAGGGCAAGCTGACGATCTATTCCCCGGCCCGGACGGCAATGGTGTTCGCCCCCATGAAGTGA
- a CDS encoding protein-disulfide reductase DsbD family protein — MKSIAPGKPFTVALKLQHPSGGWHSYYKNSGGIEKSPEVKWTLPEGFTASELQWPVPHVTDGLFGKSFTYSGTPVFLTQITPPANLADGSKVTLKASAVWQICREGQCRDEPKEGPAKFEITLPVAGAPEMDGAQAALFTAARAEIPQPSKDWKVSVEASGTELQLRLKGVSTDLSQASLSFIPDYPFIALAQNGAGLTRDGDDWLLALKRVTKDPVFDHAVPQGKQVAGILVGTNPINGASKAVAIPPTTIGKAPAAPLSLGKFLPILGGMLLGGLILNLMPCVFPVIGLKIMGFVQQSGQDRKKIVLHGLAFTAGVLLSFWALSGVLFALRSAAGPGQEIGWGYQLQNPWTVLVLMLLMFILGLSMYGVFEIGASATSVGGKLQTKDGVSGSFFSGILATVVATPCSAPFLGAAIGAAIALPPVQFFTAFTAMALGLSLPYLILSIFPRLVDLLPRPGAWMESFKQAMAFLLFATAGYLLWVYVGQIELDNMLNVIFGLTAVAIAAWIFGRWHTPFRSRKARTIALVLTVLFAAGGMKLAAPPAKSELVWEAWSEARVNELLEDGKPVYVDFTAKWCATCQLNKKRAYPKEVAALMKDRGIVLMRGDKTNPNPAIDAKLEELGRSAIPVNVLYVPGKEPVITPELLDAGYMKDLITREVPLPEKK; from the coding sequence GTGAAATCCATTGCCCCGGGCAAGCCGTTCACCGTAGCCCTGAAACTCCAGCATCCCTCTGGAGGATGGCATAGCTACTACAAGAACTCCGGAGGTATCGAGAAATCCCCTGAGGTCAAATGGACCTTGCCGGAGGGTTTCACGGCTTCGGAACTCCAGTGGCCGGTCCCTCATGTCACGGACGGTCTTTTCGGCAAGAGCTTCACCTACTCAGGCACCCCCGTTTTCCTCACTCAAATCACGCCCCCCGCGAATCTGGCGGACGGCTCGAAGGTCACATTGAAAGCCTCCGCGGTTTGGCAAATCTGCCGGGAAGGCCAATGCCGCGATGAACCCAAGGAAGGGCCGGCGAAATTTGAGATCACGCTTCCCGTTGCAGGCGCGCCGGAGATGGACGGTGCTCAAGCTGCCCTCTTCACCGCTGCCCGGGCCGAGATCCCCCAGCCATCCAAGGATTGGAAGGTCAGTGTCGAGGCCTCCGGCACCGAACTCCAGCTACGCCTCAAAGGCGTCTCCACCGATCTCTCCCAAGCTTCACTGAGCTTCATTCCCGACTATCCCTTCATTGCTCTGGCTCAGAATGGGGCCGGTTTGACGCGTGATGGAGACGACTGGCTGCTCGCACTCAAGCGCGTCACCAAGGATCCCGTCTTCGACCACGCGGTTCCGCAAGGCAAGCAGGTCGCGGGGATCTTGGTCGGCACCAATCCCATCAACGGGGCCAGCAAGGCGGTCGCGATTCCGCCGACCACCATCGGCAAGGCCCCTGCGGCGCCCCTTTCCTTGGGCAAGTTCCTTCCAATCCTCGGAGGTATGCTGCTGGGAGGTCTCATCCTCAACCTCATGCCCTGTGTCTTCCCCGTGATCGGGCTCAAGATCATGGGCTTCGTCCAGCAGTCGGGGCAGGACCGCAAGAAGATCGTCCTCCACGGATTGGCCTTCACCGCCGGGGTATTGCTCTCTTTCTGGGCATTGAGCGGAGTGTTGTTCGCCCTGCGTTCCGCCGCTGGCCCGGGCCAGGAAATCGGTTGGGGTTATCAGCTCCAGAATCCGTGGACCGTGCTCGTGCTCATGCTCCTCATGTTCATTCTCGGGCTGAGCATGTACGGCGTCTTCGAGATCGGAGCCTCGGCCACGTCCGTCGGCGGAAAGCTCCAAACCAAGGATGGCGTCAGCGGTTCGTTCTTCTCGGGCATCCTCGCCACGGTCGTTGCCACTCCCTGCTCCGCCCCGTTCCTCGGCGCGGCCATCGGTGCGGCCATCGCCCTGCCGCCCGTGCAATTCTTCACGGCCTTCACCGCCATGGCACTGGGGCTTTCCCTGCCCTACCTGATCCTGTCGATCTTCCCGCGTTTGGTCGATCTTCTGCCCCGGCCAGGCGCTTGGATGGAGAGCTTCAAGCAAGCGATGGCATTCCTGCTTTTCGCCACCGCAGGGTATTTGCTGTGGGTTTATGTCGGCCAGATCGAACTCGATAACATGCTAAACGTGATCTTCGGCCTCACCGCCGTGGCGATCGCAGCATGGATCTTCGGCCGCTGGCATACGCCGTTCCGGAGCCGCAAGGCCCGGACCATTGCGCTTGTCCTCACCGTGCTTTTTGCTGCAGGAGGCATGAAACTTGCCGCTCCTCCGGCGAAATCCGAGCTCGTTTGGGAAGCCTGGAGTGAAGCGCGGGTCAATGAGTTGCTTGAAGACGGCAAGCCGGTCTACGTCGACTTCACCGCCAAGTGGTGCGCCACGTGCCAGCTCAACAAGAAGCGCGCGTATCCGAAGGAAGTCGCCGCGCTGATGAAGGACCGCGGAATCGTCCTGATGCGTGGCGACAAGACCAATCCGAACCCCGCGATCGACGCCAAGCTGGAGGAGCTTGGCCGCTCGGCCATCCCGGTAAACGTGCTTTATGTGCCCGGGAAGGAGCCCGTCATCACTCCGGAATTGTTGGACGCCGGTTACATGAAGGACCTCATCACCCGCGAGGTCCCGTTGCCCGAGAAAAAGTAG
- a CDS encoding glycine zipper domain-containing protein, whose amino-acid sequence MKKTLALLALASAFLGTSCSGPAGPNTQRGAATGALIGAGAGAIIGHQSGRTLEGAAIGAAAGGVAGGAYGNAKDQEQRGY is encoded by the coding sequence ATGAAGAAGACCCTCGCTCTCCTCGCCCTCGCCTCCGCTTTCCTCGGCACCAGCTGCTCCGGGCCCGCCGGTCCGAACACCCAGCGTGGAGCCGCCACCGGTGCTCTGATCGGTGCCGGTGCCGGTGCCATCATCGGTCACCAGTCCGGCCGCACGCTGGAAGGTGCCGCCATCGGTGCCGCTGCAGGCGGAGTTGCCGGCGGAGCCTACGGCAATGCCAAGGACCAAGAGCAGCGCGGCTACTAA
- a CDS encoding quinone-dependent dihydroorotate dehydrogenase — MSDAYDIARSLLFCLNAETAHHVSLRGLRLAEQSGVLPLLFPADEFMSPVEVMGLRFPNRVGLAAGLDKEGNTIDALGRLGFGFVEIGTITPRPQAGNPKPRLFRLIEHEAIINRMGFNNPGITAGVENVRRSKHFQGVIGFNIGKNKDTPNENAADDYLTCLKAAYPVADYIAVNLSSPNTPGLRDLQGEEASARLLERLKKEQAALEKEHGKRVPLLFKVAPDLDPPHVTALAKVFLDGGLDGLIATNTTLDRAPVAGHPRANEAGGLSGKPVTQRSTEIIRAFATEFGGKVPIIGVGGISSAEDAVDKIRAGASLVQIYSAFIYQGPRLVRECVRALDTLDL, encoded by the coding sequence GTGTCCGACGCCTACGACATCGCTCGCTCCCTGCTCTTCTGCCTCAATGCCGAGACTGCCCACCACGTGAGCCTTCGCGGCCTGCGGCTGGCGGAGCAATCCGGCGTCCTTCCCCTGCTCTTCCCCGCCGATGAGTTCATGTCGCCGGTAGAGGTCATGGGCCTGCGATTCCCGAACCGCGTCGGTCTCGCGGCCGGCTTGGACAAGGAAGGTAATACCATCGACGCGCTTGGCCGGCTCGGCTTCGGCTTCGTCGAGATCGGCACCATCACCCCACGCCCTCAGGCCGGAAACCCCAAGCCGCGCTTGTTCCGCTTGATCGAGCACGAGGCGATCATCAACCGCATGGGCTTCAACAACCCCGGCATCACCGCCGGCGTGGAAAACGTCCGCCGCTCGAAGCACTTCCAAGGCGTGATCGGCTTCAACATCGGCAAGAACAAGGACACCCCGAACGAGAACGCCGCGGACGACTACCTCACCTGCCTCAAGGCCGCCTATCCGGTGGCGGACTACATCGCGGTGAATCTCTCCTCACCGAATACCCCTGGCCTGCGCGATCTCCAGGGTGAGGAAGCATCCGCCCGCCTGCTAGAGCGACTGAAGAAGGAGCAGGCGGCCCTCGAAAAGGAACACGGCAAGCGAGTGCCGCTGCTCTTCAAGGTGGCTCCCGACCTCGATCCGCCACATGTCACGGCATTGGCCAAGGTCTTCCTCGACGGCGGGCTCGACGGCCTCATTGCCACGAATACCACCCTCGACCGCGCCCCTGTCGCCGGACACCCGCGCGCCAACGAGGCAGGCGGCCTCTCCGGAAAGCCAGTCACGCAGCGTAGCACCGAAATCATCCGCGCCTTCGCCACGGAATTCGGCGGAAAAGTCCCGATCATCGGCGTCGGCGGGATCTCCAGTGCGGAGGATGCCGTCGACAAGATCCGCGCTGGGGCGAGCCTGGTTCAGATCTATTCAGCCTTCATCTATCAGGGTCCCAGACTTGTCCGCGAGTGCGTCCGGGCGCTCGATACTTTGGACTTGTGA
- the pheA gene encoding prephenate dehydratase codes for MNLDDIRKNIDDIDGQLLDLLSARADLVHQVGEVKKRDGLQIYAPAREEALLRRLIERNKGRLPEKSIRAIYREIMSAALALEDDLKIAYLGPEGSWTHQAAIKKFGHSVNYTALPNFAEVFDQVARRRADYGVVPIENSTEGAVSHTLDLFVDSPLQICAQILLRIENCLMADIPREQIKTLYSHPQALAQCRGWILRHFPNADTVDVSSTTRAAQLAKENSAQGAAAIGSPAAAEMYGLTVLEESIQDRATNTTRFLVIGEKTCPQTGNDRTSLLFAIHDRPGSLVRALQAFDQFHVNMSKIESRPSKRKDWEYIFYVDLSGHCEDPMVKNGIEELEKHCSMVKLLGSYPDAGE; via the coding sequence GTGAACCTCGACGACATCCGCAAGAACATCGACGACATCGACGGCCAGCTCCTCGATCTCCTCTCCGCCCGAGCCGACCTCGTTCACCAGGTCGGCGAAGTGAAAAAGCGCGACGGCCTCCAAATCTACGCCCCGGCACGCGAGGAAGCACTGCTTCGCCGCCTGATCGAGCGCAACAAGGGTCGCCTGCCGGAGAAATCGATCCGCGCGATCTATCGCGAGATCATGTCTGCTGCGCTCGCCTTGGAAGACGATCTCAAGATCGCCTACCTCGGCCCGGAAGGCTCGTGGACCCATCAAGCCGCGATCAAGAAATTCGGCCACTCGGTGAACTACACCGCGCTACCAAATTTCGCCGAAGTCTTCGACCAAGTCGCCCGCCGCCGTGCCGATTACGGCGTGGTGCCGATCGAGAACTCCACCGAAGGCGCGGTCTCGCACACGCTGGATCTGTTTGTCGATTCACCGCTCCAGATCTGCGCGCAGATCCTGCTTCGCATCGAAAACTGCCTGATGGCGGATATTCCCCGCGAGCAGATCAAGACGCTCTATTCGCACCCGCAGGCGCTGGCCCAGTGCCGTGGCTGGATCTTGAGACATTTCCCGAATGCCGACACGGTGGACGTTTCCTCCACCACTCGCGCCGCCCAACTGGCGAAGGAAAACTCCGCCCAAGGTGCTGCCGCCATTGGCAGCCCGGCCGCCGCGGAAATGTACGGCCTGACAGTGCTGGAAGAGTCGATCCAGGATCGCGCCACCAACACCACTCGTTTCCTCGTGATCGGCGAGAAGACCTGCCCGCAGACCGGCAACGACCGAACCTCGCTGCTCTTCGCCATCCATGATCGGCCCGGCTCCCTGGTCCGAGCGCTACAAGCCTTCGATCAGTTCCACGTCAACATGTCGAAGATCGAGTCCCGTCCATCCAAGCGGAAGGACTGGGAATACATCTTCTACGTCGACCTCTCCGGCCACTGCGAGGACCCCATGGTGAAGAATGGCATCGAGGAACTGGAGAAGCACTGCTCCATGGTTAAGCTGTTAGGCTCCTATCCCGACGCCGGAGAATAA
- the scpB gene encoding SMC-Scp complex subunit ScpB yields the protein MELSSIVEALLTASDEPMPAEEIARLIRARVAEAEDARARKIEDGETPEELPDWLVSIAAVSSDQVIAGIAALNHIYEASGRAFLLMERAKGWKIFTRPSYGEFVRQLFPGRKPERLSGPAMETLAIIAYRQPITKGAIEAVRGVACDGMLQKLLDRELVRIGGRAELPGRPLLYETTEMFYEHFGIRSIDDLPNAQELRRVKLPEAPLEGAVAAEEQLALSAAGASPAAAPAEEENA from the coding sequence ATGGAACTTTCCTCGATTGTCGAAGCCCTCTTGACCGCCTCGGATGAGCCGATGCCGGCCGAGGAAATCGCCCGGCTGATCCGCGCCCGCGTCGCCGAGGCCGAGGACGCCCGCGCCCGCAAGATCGAGGACGGCGAGACGCCTGAAGAACTGCCGGACTGGCTGGTGAGCATCGCCGCCGTTTCTTCGGATCAGGTGATCGCGGGCATCGCCGCGCTTAATCACATCTACGAGGCCAGCGGCCGCGCCTTCCTGCTGATGGAGCGCGCCAAGGGCTGGAAAATCTTCACCCGGCCCTCCTACGGCGAATTCGTCCGCCAGCTCTTCCCAGGCCGCAAGCCCGAGCGCCTCAGCGGCCCGGCCATGGAAACGCTCGCCATCATCGCCTACCGCCAGCCAATCACGAAGGGCGCCATCGAGGCTGTCCGCGGCGTCGCCTGCGACGGCATGCTGCAAAAGCTGCTCGACCGCGAACTGGTGCGTATTGGCGGTCGCGCCGAGCTTCCCGGCCGTCCGCTCCTCTACGAGACCACCGAGATGTTCTACGAGCACTTCGGCATCCGCAGCATCGACGACCTGCCGAATGCCCAGGAGCTGCGTCGAGTGAAACTGCCGGAAGCACCTCTGGAAGGTGCCGTCGCCGCAGAAGAACAGCTTGCCCTCAGCGCCGCTGGCGCTTCCCCTGCCGCCGCCCCTGCCGAAGAAGAAAACGCGTGA
- the mgtE gene encoding magnesium transporter, giving the protein MDREHVKNKLAELIADRNFVSIRAIFGGLAPADSAEVIAEFDAAEQVALFRLLPGELATEVFEYLDVEVQEGMLHAMGDQRAVELLEAMSADDRTALLEELPTAVCARLVNALSPTERSVALRLLDYAEDSVGRLMTSEYLTLRDEWTATEVLDHIRRNGSDSETLNVLYVVDGSGKLVDDVRIRELLLCSPETHVRDLRDGVFTALHATDDRETAVAAFRKYHRTVLPVVDGHGGLVGIVTVDDVLDVAEEEATEDIHKLGGVEQLDEPYLDISFFRLVKKRAVWLVVLFVGEMLTATAMGFFENEIERAAVLAIFIPLIISSGGNSGSQAASLIIRAMAVGEVGLRQWWQVMRREIFSGLTLGLILAVIGVIRISVWSAFSDVYGPHWPLLAATVGVSLVGVVLWGTLSGSMLPFLLKRLGADPATSSAPFVATLVDVTGLIIYFVAAHLILRGTLL; this is encoded by the coding sequence ATGGATAGGGAGCACGTCAAAAACAAGCTCGCGGAGCTGATCGCGGACCGGAATTTCGTGTCGATCCGCGCGATTTTCGGCGGACTGGCCCCTGCCGATTCCGCGGAAGTGATCGCCGAATTCGATGCGGCTGAGCAGGTGGCACTGTTCCGCCTGCTGCCAGGAGAATTGGCGACAGAAGTCTTTGAGTATCTGGATGTGGAGGTCCAGGAGGGGATGCTTCACGCCATGGGCGACCAGCGAGCGGTCGAGCTGCTGGAAGCGATGTCTGCTGACGATCGCACCGCGCTGCTGGAGGAGCTGCCCACCGCCGTCTGCGCCCGGCTGGTCAATGCCCTCTCTCCCACCGAACGCTCGGTCGCCCTGCGCCTGCTGGACTACGCGGAAGACAGCGTGGGACGCCTGATGACGTCCGAATACCTGACCCTGCGGGACGAATGGACGGCGACCGAGGTGCTTGATCACATCCGCCGGAACGGCAGCGACAGTGAAACGCTGAATGTGCTCTACGTGGTGGACGGGAGCGGCAAGCTGGTGGATGACGTGCGCATCCGCGAGCTGCTCCTTTGCTCGCCGGAAACGCACGTCCGGGACCTGCGGGACGGGGTTTTCACCGCCTTGCATGCGACGGATGATCGCGAGACCGCAGTGGCGGCTTTCCGGAAGTATCACCGGACCGTGCTGCCGGTCGTGGATGGACACGGTGGTTTGGTCGGGATTGTGACTGTGGATGACGTGCTGGACGTGGCCGAGGAGGAGGCCACCGAGGACATCCACAAGCTCGGTGGCGTGGAGCAACTCGATGAGCCCTACCTCGACATCTCCTTCTTCAGGCTGGTGAAGAAGCGGGCGGTCTGGCTGGTCGTGCTTTTCGTCGGCGAAATGCTCACGGCCACGGCCATGGGATTTTTTGAGAATGAAATCGAGCGGGCGGCGGTGCTCGCGATCTTCATCCCGCTCATTATTTCCAGCGGCGGAAATAGCGGCTCGCAGGCGGCTTCGCTGATCATCCGCGCCATGGCGGTGGGAGAGGTCGGGCTGCGCCAATGGTGGCAGGTGATGCGCCGGGAGATCTTCTCGGGGCTGACGCTGGGGCTGATCTTGGCGGTGATCGGGGTGATCCGGATTTCCGTGTGGTCGGCTTTTTCCGACGTGTATGGGCCGCATTGGCCGCTGTTGGCGGCCACGGTGGGCGTTTCTCTGGTGGGGGTGGTGCTGTGGGGGACGCTGTCGGGTTCGATGCTGCCGTTCCTGCTCAAGCGACTGGGGGCGGACCCGGCGACGTCGTCTGCGCCCTTCGTGGCGACCCTGGTGGATGTCACCGGCCTGATCATCTATTTCGTGGCGGCTCACCTGATCCTGCGGGGAACCTTGTTGTAA
- a CDS encoding haloacid dehalogenase-like hydrolase — protein MAAPQNTIALVFDYDQTLSPRYMQDDVLFPEFGIDPAQFWKKCNTLVKEQQWDGELAYLKCILDYLQMDHVTNARLTQLGAGLSFFPGVAEMFDTLPTICLGHDHELAGVKIEFYIISSGLKALLDGSKLAPKVKAIFGCEFGEDEQGHISFPKRAISHTTKTQFLFRINKGMLEHNQDVNDHMPPDQRPIPFENIVYVGDGPTDVPCFTLMNKSGGQAIAVYNPDDASGRSFRKCFQLSNHANRVKHIAPADYRQGSHLWLLLAEMVRETADRILRRRTEERESSTVAAPTF, from the coding sequence ATGGCCGCCCCGCAGAACACCATCGCGCTGGTTTTTGATTATGACCAGACACTCAGCCCCCGCTACATGCAGGATGATGTGCTGTTCCCGGAATTCGGCATTGATCCGGCGCAGTTCTGGAAAAAGTGCAACACGCTGGTGAAGGAGCAGCAGTGGGATGGCGAACTGGCCTACCTGAAGTGCATCCTGGACTACCTCCAGATGGATCATGTCACCAACGCCCGGCTGACCCAGCTCGGCGCGGGGCTAAGCTTCTTCCCCGGGGTGGCCGAGATGTTCGACACGCTGCCGACGATTTGCCTCGGCCATGACCATGAGTTGGCGGGGGTGAAGATCGAGTTCTACATCATTTCCTCCGGCCTGAAGGCGCTGCTCGACGGCAGCAAGCTGGCTCCGAAAGTCAAAGCCATCTTCGGCTGCGAATTCGGCGAGGACGAGCAGGGTCACATCAGTTTCCCGAAGCGCGCGATCTCGCACACGACCAAGACGCAGTTCCTCTTCCGCATCAACAAGGGGATGCTGGAGCACAATCAGGACGTGAATGACCACATGCCGCCTGACCAGCGGCCGATCCCGTTTGAAAACATCGTCTACGTGGGCGACGGGCCGACCGATGTGCCGTGCTTCACGCTGATGAACAAGAGCGGCGGGCAGGCCATCGCCGTTTACAATCCCGACGACGCGAGTGGCCGCAGCTTCCGCAAGTGCTTCCAGCTTTCCAATCATGCGAATCGTGTGAAGCACATCGCCCCGGCAGATTACCGGCAAGGCAGTCACCTGTGGCTGCTGCTTGCGGAGATGGTGCGCGAGACTGCTGACCGCATCCTCCGCCGCCGTACCGAGGAGCGCGAAAGCTCCACCGTCGCAGCGCCCACGTTCTAG